The genome window ATGCAGGCAGCGATTCAGGATGACATCGTTCGACAGGTTTTCCGCGTACAGATAGTTGCAGAGCCTCCACAAGGCGCGCAGCCGCCTCCGCTGGGTCAGATTCCCGACTCGCTGCGCAGTTATAACCAGACGGACGACTTCGACGCCATCCGCGACATTGAGATGAGTGGGGGCGGTCTGAGCCGGCCCGAAGCGGTTCGCAAGGATGGCGCTCCGGCCGACTGGAAAGGTGGTCGCAACGATCCTTGTTGGTGTGGAAGCGGCCTGAAGTACAAAAAGTGCCACGGCAAGTAATTCCGGAATGCCACGATAATCATGATCGCCGCCAGTGCGCCGGACCGAACAGCAAATAGCGCGTCGGTAACGTTTCTTTTCACCGACATCTCCGGCTCATCCCGACTCTGGGAGCAGCACGGTGACGCCTGGATTGCGGTCTGGCAGGCGCACGACGCCGTGATCCGTGATGCAATCACGCGGTTCAATGGTCACGAGGTCAAAACCGAAGGCGACGCATTCATGGTTGCCTTTCGTAACCCGGTAGATGCTGTCAAGTGCGCGCTCTTTGCCCAGGCGTCGCTTCTCCGCTACCCCTGGCCCACCGATATCGGCGCCGTCAAGGTCCGCATGGGTCTCGATACCGGCGTGCCGCTGGTGCTTAACAACGACTACTTTGGTCCGGCGGTGAATCGTGCTGCGCACATCTGCGCCTCAGCGCGTGGTGGTCAGGTCCTGCTGTCGTGCCGAACAGCCGAAAAGCTGCAGGCCCTGGCCTGCCCGGAGCTGGCGGTTACCAGTCTGGGCGACTTCCGACTGAAGGATATGGGCGAGCCGGTGCCACTCTACACCGCATCCATCGTGGGTGAAGCTCCAGTTGGGGTCGCGGTACCGCCCGATACGCTCGACGCTCAACCCAATAACCTGCCACTACAGCGCACGAGCTTTGTTGGTCGGGCGAGGGAGATTGAACAGATTGCGGGGTTTCTGGCTGCCGGCAATCAGCCGGTGCTTACAGTAACCGGGCCGGGTGGTGTTGGCAAGACGCGACTGACCTTGCAGGCAGCGGCCTCGCAGAGCGGTTGGTTCCCGGATGGCGTGTGGTACGTTCAACTGAAAGGCGCCGGCGGGGTCGACGCGGCTGCCGCGCAAGTGGCGAACGCCATCGGCATCAAGGTAACTCCAGGGAGCAATGCCCTCGAACCGGTACGAACCTGGCTGGCCGAGCGGCACTGCCTGTTGGTGCTGGACGACGCCGACGGTGTGTCGGACGCCCATGCGTTCCTGCGTGAACTGATCTCAGGGTCGGGCAACTTGAGGTGCCTCGCTACCGCCCGTCACAGCCTTCAGATTGAGCACGGCGCGGAGTTGGAGATTGGCGGCATGGAGCATGGCCTGCCTGCAGAGACCGGGGCAGGCAAGCCGGCCGGCGCCGTGTCTGCCTCCGCGCGCTTGATGATCGAACGCGCACTGGATAGCAATCCCGGCATCACGCTCTCGTCTGGCGAACTCGATGCAATCGAGCGGGTGGTCGCTCGCCTGCAGGGCGTACCGGCGAACATCGAGAGCGCGGCCCGCGCAATTGAGAGCTATACCACGCAGAATCTGCTCGGCTGGCTGGAACGGAAGCTCGGTGTTCCGGAGCCTGCCGACGCCGCGGAACCTGGCCAGAACCGGTTTCGCCAGATCATTCGGACCGGAGCGCAGCGCGTCCGCGCCACGGTGGAAGAGTCGACAAGGCTCCCAGGCGTGTTCCAGGGCAAGACCGCTGCCGGCAGCGATGACGGCGATTCCGGCGAACTGCAGCGCTGCCATGCCGCGCTTGCTGCGGCCCGTGCCTCCGGCGATGAGTTGGCTACCGGCACGGCCCTGCGCAACCTTGCCGCCGCATATAAGAAGCAGCTGAACTTCTCGACGGCGGTTGCGCTGCTATCTGTTGCCGATGATATCTTTCGCCGCCGCGGTTTAGCCGAGCATGCGGAAACCTCGCGCGAACTGGCGGAGTTGCGCGTCGCCGCCCAGCTGCCCATCAGCGCTGAAGCAGATGCTTCTCCCGATGCGCGCGCGGGCCAGCCGGCGCCGGAGTAACAGACAGTGCCCCTTTGCAACATTCCGGCAGAC of Armatimonadota bacterium contains these proteins:
- a CDS encoding adenylate/guanylate cyclase domain-containing protein, coding for MIAASAPDRTANSASVTFLFTDISGSSRLWEQHGDAWIAVWQAHDAVIRDAITRFNGHEVKTEGDAFMVAFRNPVDAVKCALFAQASLLRYPWPTDIGAVKVRMGLDTGVPLVLNNDYFGPAVNRAAHICASARGGQVLLSCRTAEKLQALACPELAVTSLGDFRLKDMGEPVPLYTASIVGEAPVGVAVPPDTLDAQPNNLPLQRTSFVGRAREIEQIAGFLAAGNQPVLTVTGPGGVGKTRLTLQAAASQSGWFPDGVWYVQLKGAGGVDAAAAQVANAIGIKVTPGSNALEPVRTWLAERHCLLVLDDADGVSDAHAFLRELISGSGNLRCLATARHSLQIEHGAELEIGGMEHGLPAETGAGKPAGAVSASARLMIERALDSNPGITLSSGELDAIERVVARLQGVPANIESAARAIESYTTQNLLGWLERKLGVPEPADAAEPGQNRFRQIIRTGAQRVRATVEESTRLPGVFQGKTAAGSDDGDSGELQRCHAALAAARASGDELATGTALRNLAAAYKKQLNFSTAVALLSVADDIFRRRGLAEHAETSRELAELRVAAQLPISAEADASPDARAGQPAPE